In Solanum pennellii chromosome 7, SPENNV200, the following are encoded in one genomic region:
- the LOC107026301 gene encoding 4-coumarate--CoA ligase 2-like — protein MEKMINKLESNYHDHNHDHDQYIFRSKLPNIYIPNHLPLHKYCFENISKFSSRTCLINSATGATYTYSDVDLAAKRIALGLHKLGIEQRDVIMILLPNSPEFVFSFLGASFRGAISTTANPFYTPSEITKQAKASNAKLIVTQSCYVDKIKCYAEENRVKIVCVDDSLPLPDGCLSFAELLLTTTHPSDENNSNDDNIILSDSVKILPDDVVALPYSSGTTGLPKGVMLTHKGLVTSVAQQVDGENPNLYLHSEDVIMCVLPLFHIYSLNSILLCGLRVGATILIMQKFEIKGLMELVEKYKVTIAPSVPPIVLAIAKSPLVDKYDLSSIRMIMSGAAPMGKELEDTVRAKLPNAILGQGYGMTEAGPVLSMCLAFAKQQFDVKSGSCGTVVRNAEMKIIDTNTGTLLPRNHAGEICIRGDQIMKGYLNNPKATEETIDKEGWLHTGDIGYIDDDDQVFIIDRLKELIKYKGYQVAPAELEAMLISHPNIIDAAVVPMKDEVAGEVPIAFVVKANGSNINEEEIKQYVSQQVIFYKRLNRVFFIEEIPKAPSGKILRKDLRAKLAADFAS, from the exons ATGGAAAAAATGATCAACAAATTAGAAAGTAATTATCATGATCATAATCATGATCatgatcaatatatttttagatcAAAACTTCCTAATATTTACATCCCAAATCATTTACCTCTTCACAAATATTGCTTTGAAAACATCTCTAAATTTAGTTCACGCACTTGTTTAATCAATAGTGCCACGGGTGCGACATACACTTATTCCGATGTTGATCTTGCTGCCAAAAGAATCGCCCTAGGGCTCCACAAACTCGGTATCGAACAAAGAGATGTCATCATGATCTTACTTCCGAATTCGCCCGAATTCGTGTTCTCGTTCCTCGGAGCATCGTTCCGAGGCGCGATAAGCACGACCGCGAACCCGTTCTACACTCCGTCCGAAATTACGAAGCAAGCGAAAGCATCGAACGCGAAGCTCATCGTAACACAATCATGCTACGTCGATAAAATCAAGTGTTACGCCGAGGAAAATAGAGTTAAAATCGTATGCGTGGACGATTCCTTGCCGTTGCCCGATGGATGTCTTAGTTTCGCGGAGTTATTATTAACTACCACTCATCCATCGGACGAAAACAATTCTAATGATGACAACATCATTTTATCTGATAGTGTAAAAATTCTTCCTGATGATGTGGTGGCATTACCTTATTCGTCCGGTACGACGGGGTTACCAAAAGGAGTGATGCTTACACATAAAGGACTTGTTACAAGTGTGGCACAACAAGTTGATGGTGAAAACCCTAATCTTTATTTGCATAGTGAAGATGTGATCATGTGTGTTTTGCCATTGTTTCATATTTATTCTCTCAATTCAATTTTGCTTTGTGGATTGAGAGTTGGTGCAACTATTTTGATAATGCAAAAATTTGAGATAAAAGGTTTAATGGAATTAGTGGaaaaatataaagtaacaaTTGCACCATCTGTGCCACCTATTGTATTGGCTATTGCAAAAAGTCCATTGGTAGATAAATATGATTTGTCATCTATAAGGATGATAATGTCAGGGGCAGCACCAATGGGAAAAGAGCTTGAAGATACTGTTAGAGCTAAATTGCCTAATGCCATACTAGGACAG GGATATGGCATGACTGAAGCAGGCCCAGTATTATCAATGTGTTTAGCATTTGCAAAACAACAGTTTGATGTCAAATCAGGTTCCTGTGGGACAGTTGTTCGTAACGCCGAGATGAAGATCATCGATACCAACACCGGAACACTCCTTCCCCGGAATCACGCCGGAGAAATTTGCATTAGAGGTGATCAGATCATGAAAG GATATTTGAATAATCCAAAAGCAACTGAGGAAACAATAGACAAAGAAGGATGGTTACATACAGGTGACATTGGATACATAGATGATGATGATCAAGTGTTCATAATCGATAGattaaaagaattaataaaatacaaagGATATCAAGTGGCTCCTGCTGAATTAGAAGCTATGCTTATTTCTCACCCAAATATTATTGATGCTGCTGTTGTACC GATGAAAGATGAAGTAGCTGGAGAAGTTCCTATTGCATTTGTAGTGAAAGCAAATGGTAGTAATATTAATGAGGAAGAAATTAAACAATATGTATCGCAACag GTTATATTTTACAAGCGATTAAATCGAGTATTTTTCATAGAAGAAATTCCAAAAGCTCCATCGGGGAAAATACTTCGAAAAGATTTAAGAGCTAAGCTTGCAGCAGATTTCGCTAGTTGA